In a genomic window of Physeter macrocephalus isolate SW-GA chromosome 14, ASM283717v5, whole genome shotgun sequence:
- the NSMCE1 gene encoding non-structural maintenance of chromosomes element 1 homolog codes for MQGSTRRMGIMTDVHRRFLQLLMTHGVLEEWDVQRLQKHCYKVHDRNATVEKLEDFINNINSVLESLYIEIKKGVTEDDGRPIYALVNLATTSISKMASDFAENELDLFRKALELIIDSETGFASSTNILNLVDQLKGKKMRKKEAEHVLQKFVQNKWLIEKEGEFTLHGRAILEMEQYIRETYPDAVKVCTICHSLLIQGQSCETCGIRMHLPCVAKYFQSNSEPRCPHCNDYWPHEIPEVFDPKKEREAGISKSNKRSLRSRQH; via the exons ATGCAGGGCAGCACGAGGAGAATGGGCATCATGACTGATGTCCACCGGCGATTCCTCCAGCTGCTGATGACTCATGGCGTGCTGGAGGAGTGGGACGTCCAGCGCTTGCAGAAACACTGCTATAAGGTCCATGACC GCAATGCTACCGTAGAGAAGTTGGAGGACTTCATCAACAACATTAACAGTGTCTTGGAGTCTTTGTACATCGAGATAAAGAAAGGCGTCACGGAAGATGACGGGAGACCCATTTACGCGCTG GTGAATCTTGCAACAACTTCAATTTCTAAAATGGCCTCAGATTTTGCAGAGAATGAGCTGGATCTGTTTAGAAAGGCT TTGGAACTGATTATTGATTCAGAAACTGGCTTTGCAtcttccacaaatattttgaaCCTGGTTGATCAGCTTAAAGGcaagaagatgaggaagaaggagGCCGAGCATGTGCTGCAGAAGTTCGTACAAAACAAATGGCTGATTGAG AAGGAAGGGGAGTTCACCCTGCACGGCCGGGCCATCCTGGAGATGGAGCAGTACATCCGGGAGACGTACCCCGACGCCGTGAAGGTCTGCACCATCTGCCACAGCCTCCTCATCCAG GGTCAAAGCTGTGAGACCTGTGGAATCAGGATGCACTTGCCTTGTGTGGCCAAGTACTTCCAGTCCAATTCGGAGCCGCGCTGCCCCCACTGTAACGACTACTGGCCCCACGAGATACCAG AAGTCTTTGACCCCAAGAaggagagggaggccggcatCTCCAAATCGAACAAAAGGTCCTTGCGATCCAGGCAGCACTAG